From the genome of Longispora fulva:
GTACGCGCAGTCGGCGACGACCCGCAGCTCGTTGCTGGCCGCCAGGTCGGGGAGCAGGACACGGCTGTCGACGAAGTGGGTGGCCACGTCCAGGGACCGGCCATTGAGGATGATCTCGTGCACCCGGGGCGCCTCGAGGTCCGCGAAGGTCGACGCGCCGGGCTCGCGGGCGGAGAAGGTGATCACCGTGGTGGAGGTGAAGATCTCCGGGCCCTGGGTCAGGTCGAGCTGCACGTCGTAGGCGTCGACGCGGAGCAGGTCGCCCCGAACGCCCGCCTCGTCGCGGGAGAGGTTGAGTCCTGGCATGAACAAGACGGTAGCCGCTGCTTCATATCAGCGGGATACCGGTTATCGTTCGGTCTAATAGAAAGATTGTTCGGTTTAGAGGAGTGATTGTGGCGCACGACACTACACCGGCCGAGCTCGACCGGGTCTGCACGGCGGCGGCTGGCGCGGCAGCCGGGTTCGCGGCGCTCCCGCTCGCCGAGCGGGCGGAGCTGTTGCGGACAATCGCGGCGAAACTCCGCGAAAACGGGGTGGCGATCATCGCGGCCGCCGACGCGGAGAGCCACCTGGGCCTGCCCCGGCTGACCGGCGAGCTGGAGCGCACCTGCGTGCAGCTCGAACTGTTCGCCGCCGCCGTCGAGGCCGGCACCTTCCTCGAAGTGATCATCGACCACGCCGACCCGGCAGCCAAGCCCGCGCCGCGCCCCGACCTGCGCCGGATGCTCGTCCCGCTCGGCCCGGTCGCCGTGTTCGCGGCCAGCAACTTCCCGCTCGCGTTCTCCGTCGCCGGCGGCGACACCGCCTCGGCGCTCGCCGCCGGCTGCCCGGTCGTCGTCAAGGCCCACCCGGGACACCCGGAGACGTCACAGCTGGTCGCGGCGATCCTCGCCGAGGTGCTTCCCGACGGGGTGTTCGCGCTGGTCGAGGGCTTCACGGCCGGCCAGGCCCTCGTCGGTCACCCGGCGATCACCGCCGTCGGCTTCACCGGCTCCCTCGCCGGCGGCCAGGCCCTCCTCGACCTGGTCAACGCCCGGGAGACCCCGATCCCGTTCTACGGCGAACTCGGCGCGCTCAACCCGGCGATCGTCACCCCGGCCGCGCTCGCCGACCGGCGCGACGAGATCGTCACCGGCTTCGTCGGCTCCTTCACGATGGGATCCGGCCAGTTCTGCACCAAGCCCGGCCTGCTGTTCCTCCCCGCGGGCCACGGACTGGACGAGGCACTGGGGGCCGCGGCCGCCGCCGCCACCACCGGGCAGCTCCTCACCGAGAACATTCAGAAGGGGTACGAGCAGGGCCTCACCCGGTTCGCGTCGGCCCCCGGCGTGCGGAGCCTCGCCGGTCCCGCCCCGGCCCTGTTCGCCGTCGCGGCCGGGGACCTGCGGGGGGAGCTGCTCGACGAGTGCTTCGGCCCGGCGGCGCTGGTCGTGGAGTACCAGTCTCCGGAGGAGCTCTTCGCCACGGTCCGCGACCTGCCCGGCAGCCTGACGGCCACCGCGCACCTGGGCGGGTCCGACGAGCTGGCCCCGGCGCTGCTGCCGCTGCTGGCCGGCATCGCCGGCCGGGTGATCGTCAACGGCTGGCCGACCGGGGTCGCGGTGACCGCGGCGATGCAGCACGGGGGCCCGTGGCCGGCGGCGACGACGTCCCTGTACACGTCGGTGGGCGAGACGGCCGTGCGCCGGTTCCTCCGCCCGGTGGCCTTCCAGAACGTCCCCGACGCTCTCCTCCCGCCGGCGCTCCAGGAGTCCAACCCGCTGGACATCCCCCGCCGGGTCTCCTGACCCTTCCACCTTCCGGCCCCGGCCCTCCGGGGTTTCGGGGCCGGTGGGGTCGGGCGGGTTACAGTCCGGCGGTGGAGCTTTTGGTTGTCGTGTGCGCCGCCTCGCCCGCCGGGGGTGTCGGCGAGCTGGTCAGGGCCGCCCAGAACGACGGGTGGACCTGTCGGGTGCTGGCCACGCCCAGCGCGCTGCGCTTCCTCGACGTGCCGGCGATCGAGGAGCTGACGAAGGAACCGGTCCGGCACGCCTACCGGGACCCGGGTGAGCCGAAGACGACAGTGATCCCCGATGTCGCGATCGTCGCCCCGGCCACCTTCAACACGGTCAACAAGCTGGCCGCGGGGATCACCGACAACTACGCGCTCGGGGTGCTCGCCGAATGCGTCGGGCTCGGGGTGCCCACGGTGGTGGTGCCGTTCCTGAGCACGGTGCTCGCCGGCCGGCTGCCGTTCCGCGACGCCGTCGCCGGTCTGCGCGCCGAGGGGGTGACGGTCATCGTGGCCGAGCATCCGCACGGCGAGGGCGTCGGCGCGCCGTTCCCGTGGCGCGAGGCCCTGGCCGCGGCACCCCGCCCGTAGCGCCCTCGGCCAGGTCCGGGGCTGGAGCCTCGCATACAAGCCCCTCGCGTCAGCCCCGTCGCCAGCGCTGGTTGTCCTGCCCGTTCGGGTTG
Proteins encoded in this window:
- a CDS encoding aldehyde dehydrogenase (NADP(+)) produces the protein MAHDTTPAELDRVCTAAAGAAAGFAALPLAERAELLRTIAAKLRENGVAIIAAADAESHLGLPRLTGELERTCVQLELFAAAVEAGTFLEVIIDHADPAAKPAPRPDLRRMLVPLGPVAVFAASNFPLAFSVAGGDTASALAAGCPVVVKAHPGHPETSQLVAAILAEVLPDGVFALVEGFTAGQALVGHPAITAVGFTGSLAGGQALLDLVNARETPIPFYGELGALNPAIVTPAALADRRDEIVTGFVGSFTMGSGQFCTKPGLLFLPAGHGLDEALGAAAAAATTGQLLTENIQKGYEQGLTRFASAPGVRSLAGPAPALFAVAAGDLRGELLDECFGPAALVVEYQSPEELFATVRDLPGSLTATAHLGGSDELAPALLPLLAGIAGRVIVNGWPTGVAVTAAMQHGGPWPAATTSLYTSVGETAVRRFLRPVAFQNVPDALLPPALQESNPLDIPRRVS
- a CDS encoding flavoprotein, whose translation is MELLVVVCAASPAGGVGELVRAAQNDGWTCRVLATPSALRFLDVPAIEELTKEPVRHAYRDPGEPKTTVIPDVAIVAPATFNTVNKLAAGITDNYALGVLAECVGLGVPTVVVPFLSTVLAGRLPFRDAVAGLRAEGVTVIVAEHPHGEGVGAPFPWREALAAAPRP